In one window of Nocardia brasiliensis DNA:
- a CDS encoding ATP-binding protein, with the protein MTAPADTPAEARLDNLTLARKEGWSRFVNIPARVPPEPLSRKDLAGLGDEAFEAYNRRRREWHANLGPIKTPQLTELHEDLWDIVDSNLHDGDKAKGAVAIDAFPGLGKTTSVLAFAKEFHRREIRADGPKTLDGHERWPVCRVGLTGNTGMLDFNRAMLSFFAHPGVSRGNAAQFAHRALDCVLACETRVLIVDDLHFLRWRNTSGIEISNHFKYVANEFPVTLIFVGVGLAARGLFSEGSSYEDAVIAQTGRRTTRLDTRPFTIDTAAGRREWRQLLLALEQRIVLADKHPGMVADELSDYLFARSTGHIGSLMTLINRGCQRAVRTGVERLDRDLLDQVKNDAASEKARLELEAAFESGRLTTRPHARKAG; encoded by the coding sequence GTGACCGCACCAGCTGATACTCCTGCTGAGGCTCGGCTGGACAACCTCACATTGGCACGCAAGGAAGGCTGGAGCCGGTTCGTCAACATCCCGGCCCGGGTTCCACCGGAACCGTTGAGCCGCAAGGACCTCGCTGGGTTGGGCGATGAGGCGTTCGAGGCTTACAACCGGCGGCGCCGGGAGTGGCATGCCAACCTCGGGCCGATCAAGACGCCGCAGCTGACCGAGCTGCATGAAGACCTCTGGGATATCGTCGACAGCAACCTTCACGACGGAGACAAAGCCAAGGGCGCTGTCGCTATCGATGCCTTCCCGGGTCTGGGCAAAACCACGTCGGTGCTGGCGTTCGCCAAGGAGTTCCACCGGCGCGAAATCCGGGCCGACGGACCGAAAACCCTTGACGGGCACGAGCGTTGGCCAGTCTGCCGAGTTGGATTGACCGGCAACACCGGGATGCTCGACTTTAACCGGGCGATGCTGTCGTTCTTCGCGCATCCTGGAGTGTCACGCGGGAACGCCGCACAGTTCGCGCATCGGGCCTTGGATTGTGTTCTGGCCTGCGAGACCCGCGTCCTTATAGTCGATGACCTGCATTTTCTTCGCTGGCGCAACACCTCCGGGATCGAGATCAGCAACCACTTCAAATACGTCGCCAACGAGTTCCCCGTCACGCTCATCTTCGTCGGTGTCGGTTTGGCCGCCCGCGGCCTGTTCTCCGAGGGGTCTTCCTACGAGGACGCGGTAATCGCCCAAACCGGCCGCCGCACGACCCGCCTGGACACACGCCCGTTCACCATCGACACCGCTGCTGGCCGCCGGGAATGGCGGCAGTTGCTGCTTGCCCTGGAACAGCGAATTGTGTTGGCAGATAAGCACCCTGGCATGGTCGCCGATGAGCTGTCCGACTATTTGTTCGCCCGCTCCACCGGACACATCGGATCGCTGATGACCCTGATCAACCGCGGCTGCCAGCGCGCGGTCCGCACCGGCGTCGAACGTCTCGATCGGGACCTGCTGGATCAAGTGAAGAACGACGCCGCCTCGGAAAAGGCCCGCCTGGAATTGGAGGCCGCGTTCGAGTCCGGCAGGCTCACCACCCGGCCTCACGCGCGCAAGGCCGGATGA